In Oryza sativa Japonica Group chromosome 11, ASM3414082v1, the following are encoded in one genomic region:
- the LOC4349619 gene encoding uncharacterized protein has translation MDFLACVCLLHLLFLATSRVAAQASSPARALDAMLQDHAYRAFVHPHTGIVYNATVPANLTGVALSAVRLRSGSLRRKGFSDYFDFTVPTGIVVQPYVERVVLVYHNLGNWSDHYYPLPGYTYLSPVLGLLLYDAANLSAVGLQELSFVASGSPISINFSDVRSVPAGGPAPRCVWFDLDGVPQFRDLEASNVCSTYRRGHFSIVVNSSAIPPGPVPSGNITPPIPTPTGRSKGSSKGWKIAVGVVGGVIALVLLASLVVCLARYKRDKKLELMEQNAETGETLRMAQVGRSQAPVALGTRTQPVIESEYVA, from the coding sequence ATGGATTTCTTGGCCTGCGTCTGCCTCCTCCACCTGCTCTTCTTGGCCACTTCCCGGGTGGCGGCGcaggcgtcgtcgccggccaggGCCCTGGACGCAATGCTGCAGGACCACGCGTACCGGGCCTTCGTGCACCCGCACACTGGCATTGTCTACAACGCCACCGTCCCGGCCAACCTCACCGGCGTCGCCCTGTCCGCGGTCCGCCTTCGCAGCGGCAGCCTGCGGAGGAAAGGTTTCTCCGACTACTTCGACTTCACCGTCCCCACCGGCATCGTCGTGCAGCCGTACGTCGAGAGGGTGGTGCTCGTCTACCACAATCTCGGCAATTGGTCTGACCACTACTACCCGCTGCCCGGGTACACATACCTCTCGCCGGTGCTCGGGCTGCTTCTCTACGACGCGGCCAACTTGTCGGCGGTGGGGTTGCAGGAGCTGAGCTTTGTCGCCTCCGGGAGCCCAATTTCTATAAATTTCAGTGATGTTAGATCGGTGCCGGCAGGCGGTCCAGCTCCTCGGTGCGTGTGGTTTGATTTGGATGGTGTGCCACAATTCCGGGACTTAGAGGCAAGCAATGTGTGCTCGACGTACCGCCGAGGGCATTTCTCGATAGTGGTGAACTCTAGCGCGATTCCTCCTGGTCCAGTGCCTTCAGGCAACATTACACCGCCAATACCGACTCCTACAGGTCGTTCTAAGGGCAGCTCCAAGGGGTGGAAGATTGCTGTTGGCGTGGTTGGGGGCGTCATAGCATTGGTCCTGTTGGCGTCGCTTGTGGTTTGTTTGGCAAGGTACAAAAGAGATAAGAAATTGGAACTGATGGAACAGAATGCAGAGACTGGGGAGACATTGCGTATGGCACAGGTTGGGAGGTCACAAGCGCCTGTAGCACTGGGGACAAGAACACAACCGGTGATTGAGAGCGAGTATGTTGCATAG